The Bradyrhizobium sp. LLZ17 genomic sequence GCCACGATGCCGGGCTTATTGCAGAGTCTTGAGGAGGAGCGGACATGCCGCTTAAGGGCAGAGCTTTCATGGCGATCTGGCACGATATCGAAGCCAGCGGCGAGGCGGAATACAGCGACTGGCATACGCGCCAGCACATGCCGGAGCGGCTCGGGGTTCCCGGCTTTCTGGCCGGCCGGCGCGGCGTCGACTGGGACTTGGCCCATCAGCGCTGGTTCACGCTCTACGAGACGCGCACGCTTGAAGTCCTGAGCTCAGACGGATATCGCGCGCGGCTCAACAACCCGACGCCCTGGAGCAACCGTGTCCAGCCGAATTTCCGGAACTTCGCGCGCTCGGCGTGCGTCCTGTCGGCCAGCACTGGACGCGGTTTCGGCGGCGCCATGGCCACCATCAGGCTCAACACGCGTGAAGCTGAACTGGCTGGGTTCGAGGCGGCCGCCGACCGTCTGGCGCATCGGATCGCTCTCATCGATGGCGTGTGTGGCGCGCATCTGGGCGTGGCCGCCCCGCAGACCACACGCGCCAAGACCCGGGAAAGCGAACTGCGCGCCTCGACCGGCGAGGACGTCTTCGATGCGGTGGTGCTCGTGGACGGCGTCGGCCGCCGTGAGTTGAGGCGGGTTTTGCCCGACGTTCAAAAGCTCCTCGATGCAGCATTGACCATCACGTCGCATCTGGCTGGGATCTACGATCTCGCTTATCTCCTGACGGCAGAGGACGTCGCGTGAAGATCGTCGATGGCGCGACGAGGGTGCTCGGGATCTTCGGCGATCCGATCGCGCAGGGCGCGCGCTCCGGAGGTTTGGAGTGCGCTCGTCCGCGCCAATGGCGTCAATGCGCTCTGCATCCCCTTCCACGGCCGCGGCCGCATGCGGCTGCCACGTGCAGTCGGGAACGGTGATGATGGATCAACAACTCGTGGCCATGCAGACATTTCTCGGATTCGAGAACGGCGACTACACGCCTGCCGCGGTTCGCCGCGCCTACGGCGAGGAGACGATTTGAACGCGCGATTGGCCCGATGCAACCGTCGCTGCCGATCATGCCGAGGGGCCAGGCAATGGAAGGCCGTGATTAATGCCGCCGCACCGGGAACAGCCGTGGGACCTCGAGAGTGATCTTCTTGTTGTCGGGGCTGGTGCCGCAGGGATGACTGCGGCGCTGGTCGGCGCGCTCGAAGGGCTCAAGGTCGTGCTCTGCGAAAAATCGGACATGGTGGGTGGCACCACCGCGTTTTCGGCAGGCAGCGTCTGGATTCGGGCAGCAGCCAGAGTCGGAGCGCAGGCACACCGGATACGACCGAAGCCGCCAGGACCTACCTCGGTGCGATACTTGGCGAACATGCGAACGACGCCCGGCTGGACTTCTACCTCAGGATGGCTCCGCGCGCGCTCGACGACCTCGAGGCACGAACCAGCCTCCGATTTGCCGCGCCGCCGGTCCATCCCGACTACAAGGCGCTGCCGGGCGCCGCCGTCGGCGGCAGGGCGCTCGCGGCCATGGCTTTCGACGGTCGCAAGCTCGGCGCCGACTTCGACCGGCTGAGGCCACCGCGACGCGAGTTCATGGTCCTCGGCGGCATGATGGTGGGAAAGACTGATGTAGAGCCGCTGCTGCATCCGCTTCGATCATGGAGCAATTTCACCCACGCATTCCGGCTCCTGTGGCGACAATCCCTGGACCGCATTCGCTACCCGCGGGGAACGCGGCTGGTGATGGGCAATGCGCTGGCCGGCCGGCTGTTCTACGATCTGCGCAGAACGGGTGTCGACGTGCGGTTCGATACCGCCCTGCAGAAGTTGGTTGTCAAAGACGGCCGCGTGACCGGCGCGATGTTCACGAGTCGTGACGGCACCCTCTCCATCGATGCAAGCAAGGGCGTCGTACTGGCGACGGGCGGCATAGGGTGGGGCGCGGGGCTGCGCGCACGGCTGCTGCCGCCTCAGGCGCAGCGCTTTTCGATGGCGCCGCCATCCATTACCGGCGACGGGCTTTCGGCGGCGGAAGCAGTTGGCGGCGAGATCATCTCAGATCTGGAGAGCCCCCGCTCTGTGGATGCCGAGCTCGGTCATGCGGCAGGCGGACGGGCATCTTTCGGTCTTCCCGCACATTATCCTCGATCGGGCAAAACCGGGGCTTGTTGCCGTGAACGGCGCCGGCCGGCGTTTCGTCAACGAGGCCGACTCTATCACGACTTCGTCGTAGCCATGCTGCGGGCCGACGGCAACACATCCGGAGTGCCGTCCTTTCTGATTTGCGACCGGCGCTTTATTCGCGACTACGGGCTGGGGCTCATCCACCCCGGAACGCGCAATCTCAACACCTTCATCAACGCCGGTTATCTCCGCGAATCCGATACGGTCGAAGGGCTGGCACAGGCGATCGGCACCGATCCGGCCGAACTTCGCGCCAGCATCCAGCGCTATAACCACTACGCAGAGAGCGGCGTGGACGAAGAGTTCGGCCGCGGCGAGAGCGAGTTGAACCGGTTCAATGGTGACCCGTCGAACAAGCCGAACCCGTGCCTGCGCAGCATCGGGCCCGGTCCTTATTACGCTCTGGCGGTTTGGCCATCCGATCTCGCCAGCAGCGCGGGCCTGCGGACGGATGTGCAGGGGCGTGTGCTCTTGAGCGATGGCGAGCCGCTGGGCGGGCTCTATGCCGCGGGAAATGATGCCGCCTCGATTTTTCGCGGGACCTATCCTGGACCGGGAGCCATGTTGGGACCAGCGATCGTATTCGGGTGGTGTGCCGCAATGGAGGCCGCGGGGGCGCTGAACCGACGCCGGTGGTTATGACCGCATTGGCTGCGCTGCTGGGTTTCATTTCCCTCACGCATTCCATCTTTTCGCGGCGATGGTCTATAGGCTGATCGGCGGCACCGCGCTGATCGGGCGTCTCACTCGCCAGATGTCTTGCGGTGGCCGATATCTTCGCTCGCTGCTTCTTCGTCGCTGCGATTGTCGCGCGATTGCATCGACGTTCGCGCCATGGAGTTAACCTAGGTTAATCGCGCGCTTTCTCCCGCCGCTCTTCAGACCCATTTCAGCCAAATCATTATTGGTTGTTCTTATCGGGGCAGGACCCTCCAACCCAGAGTCCTGCAATGATCAAGCAAGTTGTTTCCGCGTGTCTCGCTATTGCCGCCAGCTCCATTGCCGCGGAAGCGCGGCCCTCTCGGAATCTTCAAGCGCCGGAGTGCAACGTCACCATGCCCTGCGATTTCTCGTATGCGCAGCCGCGCCGCGGGCGGGCTCAGAGGCCGTCATTGCAGGCCTATGGCGCGACACAGATGTCGGTGGCCAATGCGGGTTACACCGCCACGACGATCAGCGTCTCCGGCGAGCGCGTCATCGGAGGCCGGCCCGCCGGTTGCCCGTCGTCGTTCTGTGGCTGCGGCGCCGCGCTGCACGTGTTCGGCCATGTCGTGCCGGAATTGAATCTGGCATCCAACTGGCTGCGGTTTCCACGCGCCGCGCCGGCGCCAGGAATGGTCGCGGCGCGACGGGGTCATGTCTTTGTTCTCGAGCAGTCTCTCGGTGGCGACATGTGGATGGCGTATGACGCCAACTCGGGCGGTCACGCCACACGCATGCACGCGCGTTCGCTGCGAGGCTACACCATCGTCAACCCGCGCGGCTGAGGAAACGGCGAGGTGCTCGGCCTCCATCACACCCGCAGCACCTTGCCCGGATTCATGATGTTCTGCGGATCGAGAGCGCGCTTGATGGTGCGCATGATGTCGAGCTCGGTCTTCGAGCGGTAGCGGCTGAGCTCGTCGAGCTTTTCGATGCCGATGCCGTGCTCCGCCGAGATCGAGCCGCCCATGGAGGTGATGAGGTCGTTCACGGCGCGCGTGATGGCGGCGGTGTATTGGTTCAGCGTCTGCTGATCCATGCCGATCGGTCCCATGAACGAGAAATGCAGATTGCCGTCGCCGATATGCCCGAGCGGATAGGGGCGAATGCTCGGGAGAATGTCGAGCACGGCCTTGAGCCCCTTGTCGATGAACTCGGGAATCCTGGAGATCGCCACCGACACATCGTAGCTGATCCCCGGTCCCTCGGCGCGGGAGGCCTCGGCCATGGCTTCCCGGATGCGCCACATGTTGCGCGATTGACTGACGGTTTGCGCGATCACCGCGTCGAGCACGCGACCTGCTCCGAGTTGATCGGCGAGAAACTGCTCCAGCTTCTCCGACATGCCGTCGGCGCCGTCCTGTCGTGGACGCGAGGACGACCATTCAAGCAGCAGGTACCATGGTGTATCCGCCCTGAGCGGATCCTGGACCCCGGGAATGTGACGCATCACGAGGTCGACGGCCGCGCGGCTCAGCAGCTCGCAGGACCCGACATTGTCCTCGGATGCCGCATGCGCTTCGGAGAGGATCTCCAGTGCCGCGCGCGGATCGCGAACGGCCAGCCACGCCGTGCAGACATCCTTGGGCGCCGGCCACAGCTTGAGCACCGCCTTGGTGATAATGCCGAGCGTGCCTTCGGCGCCCATGAAGAGGTGCTTGAGGTCGTAGCCGGTGTTGTCCTTCTTCAACGCGCGCAATCCGTTCCAGATATCCCCATTGGGCAGCACGACTTCGAGCCCGAGTACGAGATTGCGGGCATTGCCATAGCGCAGCACCTGCACGCCGCCAGCGTTGGTCGAGAGGTTGCCGCCGATCATGCAGGATCCCTGGGCACCGAGGCTGAGCGGCAGGAACCTGTCATGACTGGACGCGGTCTCCTGAAGCGTTTCCAGCACACAGCCGGCCTCGACCGTCATGGCATAGCCGACGGGATCGACGTCGAGCACGCGGTTCATCCGACCGAGCGACAGCACGATGCCGGTGTGCGCGGGCCAGGGCGTGGCCCCGCCCATCAGCCCGGTGTTGCCGCCCTGCGGCACGATCGCGACGCCGTGCTCATGGCAGAGCCGGACGACATCAGAGACTTCCTCGGTGCTGCCAGGACGAACGACAGCCCCGGCGCTGCCAAACAGCAGGCCGCGCCAGTCCGTCACGAACGGCTGCATGCCGTGCTCGTCCTCGATAAGACCCTTCTCGCCCACGATCGCGCGCAACGCATCGTGCATCTCTGCGGTCAAGGGAACGGTCGGAATTGCGGGGACGGGCGACGGGAAGGCAGTCGGCATGTGTTTCCTGGGGCGCATCTTGATGTGCACTGCGCGCGCGAAGCGCTTGAGGCTGTATTGTTCACGTTTAGGCCGCGAAAGTCTAACGGCGCGGCTGACCAAACCGGCGCCGATTCACCGGAAACGTTCTCATGTGAGGAGCATCCGGCGATTCCAGGCGGTGAGTCCCGCGAATGGTTTGCTGAACCATTCAGCGTTGGTTGACGACTCGGTGAGCCGTCGCGTGCAACGAGCCGTTGACGGTCTTTGCGGCGGATGCTTTGCCGAGTTTGGGAGTGCCAATCCGACGGGCGAGGTACGAATGTGGTGCCCTACGGACTTCATTATCGGAGTGTAGCCCGTGTATCCCTAAAGCCTAGATGCGGCGGGCGAATGAAAAAGCGGGGCTACATTTATCAGCTAAGCCATTGTAAACACTGGTGCCGGCTGAGGGGATTGAACCCCCGACCTTCGGTTTACAAAACCGCTGCTCTACCGCTGAGCTAAGCCGGCAACGCTTCGAGGAAGCGGGCAGGGGCCGCGCCGGGCTGCCCGCCCGCGCGTCGCAATACCAGACCTGGTTGGAAAGTGCCAGAACCCGCGATCAGCGTGGCGGCATGAATCAGGCGGCCCGGAGGCCGCCTGATTCCGTCCGAATGCAAACGTTTACTGGCAGATGTGGCGGCGGCCGTCGTCGCCCTTGAACCAGGTGCCGGGCGTGCAGACGAAGCCGTTGCGCTGAGCGTAGCTGCGGTTGTCCCAACCGCGATTATAGGAATTGTCGTAGGCGTAGCTATTGTCCATGGCCCGGAACGGAGCGGTGGCGATCGCTCCGGCCGTGCCGATAGCTGCGCCCGCAACGTCACCCGCGACGTCGGTCGGCCAGAAGCCGGTATGGGTTCTGTTCCAATCGTTATAGTCGCCACGGTTCTGGCGATAGCTCACGCGGTGATGGCGATAACCGCTGCTGGTGTAGGGATTGCCGGGTCCGAAATTCTGGCAATTGGCGTTGGGGAATTGCGCCTCGCAGCGGCCCGGATTGCCCACGACCCCCTGGGCCATGGCGGAGCCGGTCAACATGGTCGCTGCGACAGCGGCGGCGCCGAGAAGCTTCATCTTCGTCATCGTCGTCTCCGATCTGATTGCGGTTCGGGCTAAACGTCGAAGACGCGAGACGTTCCGCTGAAACAGGGATGAATTCCCGCGCCGGCGGTCAAACG encodes the following:
- a CDS encoding FAD-binding oxidoreductase, which translates into the protein MPTAFPSPVPAIPTVPLTAEMHDALRAIVGEKGLIEDEHGMQPFVTDWRGLLFGSAGAVVRPGSTEEVSDVVRLCHEHGVAIVPQGGNTGLMGGATPWPAHTGIVLSLGRMNRVLDVDPVGYAMTVEAGCVLETLQETASSHDRFLPLSLGAQGSCMIGGNLSTNAGGVQVLRYGNARNLVLGLEVVLPNGDIWNGLRALKKDNTGYDLKHLFMGAEGTLGIITKAVLKLWPAPKDVCTAWLAVRDPRAALEILSEAHAASEDNVGSCELLSRAAVDLVMRHIPGVQDPLRADTPWYLLLEWSSSRPRQDGADGMSEKLEQFLADQLGAGRVLDAVIAQTVSQSRNMWRIREAMAEASRAEGPGISYDVSVAISRIPEFIDKGLKAVLDILPSIRPYPLGHIGDGNLHFSFMGPIGMDQQTLNQYTAAITRAVNDLITSMGGSISAEHGIGIEKLDELSRYRSKTELDIMRTIKRALDPQNIMNPGKVLRV
- a CDS encoding FAD-binding protein — encoded protein: MLGEHANDARLDFYLRMAPRALDDLEARTSLRFAAPPVHPDYKALPGAAVGGRALAAMAFDGRKLGADFDRLRPPRREFMVLGGMMVGKTDVEPLLHPLRSWSNFTHAFRLLWRQSLDRIRYPRGTRLVMGNALAGRLFYDLRRTGVDVRFDTALQKLVVKDGRVTGAMFTSRDGTLSIDASKGVVLATGGIGWGAGLRARLLPPQAQRFSMAPPSITGDGLSAAEAVGGEIISDLESPRSVDAELGHAAGGRASFGLPAHYPRSGKTGACCRERRRPAFRQRGRLYHDFVVAMLRADGNTSGVPSFLICDRRFIRDYGLGLIHPGTRNLNTFINAGYLRESDTVEGLAQAIGTDPAELRASIQRYNHYAESGVDEEFGRGESELNRFNGDPSNKPNPCLRSIGPGPYYALAVWPSDLASSAGLRTDVQGRVLLSDGEPLGGLYAAGNDAASIFRGTYPGPGAMLGPAIVFGWCAAMEAAGALNRRRWL